Part of the Strix aluco isolate bStrAlu1 chromosome 20, bStrAlu1.hap1, whole genome shotgun sequence genome is shown below.
CAACCACCTGCTCACTGTCCTGGAGGCACAGCGGGTTTTCGGAAGGTGGGGTGACCGCACTGTGCTGTTACTCTGGCAGCAGCAAACAGGTTttcctgtttgggtttttaactTTGTCTTACCtttagttcttaaaaaaaaaaaaaaatctagattttaaaGATCAGTGTATTTTCAATTAGCAGACATaaatctattattatttttattaatttattataatctaatttattatttcttaattttactgCTTTTCCTAGGCTGCTCTGCCAAGAGTCACGCGTGTCCCCGGCAGGCCCGCGGGTGTTTCGGTGGGGTCACAGACGCTGCGTTCCTGCTCCCGAGGAGTTTCTCAGTGAAGCCCAGAGGTGAGACGGGAACTTCACCCATCCTGAGCGTCCTGAAGGTTGAGGCTTGCGGGTTGGAGGTGGCAGTAGCCCAGGGGCAAGTGGGGCTTCTCCGACCCTGTTGTCCCTGGCCTGTTCTCACACTGGATGTGGGTGTGGCCCTTAGATGTGTGTGTTCAAACAAACCAGGGCAAGAGCTGCTTGTAAACTCGCCCAGGACACCAGGAATTCCTGCTGAAGGGTTGTGCTACTGCCATCCTTCACCTTTCAGCAACACCCTTCTGGTAGAGCTGATCTGGGGTCAGTGACAGCAAGGTACAGCGCCGGCCTGGCGCTTCATCCTCCCTCTGTAatgatttcagttaaaaatatattcaagagCTGTCTTGCATTGGAGGAAAAGCTTTGAGTGCAGCTCCAGCTGTTCTGCAGCCTGTCAGGCGGGACAGGCACAGCCTCTGCAGGGCTGTaagtgctgcctgtgctgtgcaACAGCGGGCCAGGCCCCACCAGCAGCCGGCTGGgccccagcctggggcagagccacTCACCTCAGCTCTCTTCCAGGTGCCACCCAGCTCTGCCATCAGCCACCACCATTGCCCATCTCTACCTCCCTGGCCCCATCTGGGAAGGCCTCTGCCCCCACTGGACAGCCAGCAGCAGTGCCTGCTCCCTACTGTGAAGTTTTTGGTATGTTTGAGTAACTGAGCTTTATGtatataagttttttttttttaaaaactattttaaatgtgGATTTTAAGGTGTGCAAAGCAACTATTTAAGTGGAGGTATGTGTTGGTTCCCAGCTGAAAGAAAACTTGTGCCAAGGACAGAGTTGTCCAGTTACCTGTTGTCAAGTGTGTGGATGttttacatacatttatttttgagtACATCCTTAAAATAAACTTCAGTGACTCCTGCTTGCTTGTATCCATCTTTTTTAAGATGCTCTCAAGCAGGGCAGGAACAGGCTCTGACCGCTTGGCTCCCAGCAGCAGAAATGGGTCCAGTACAGGTGGTTATGGAGTTTaactgggccgggctcctggtgCAGCCCTCTGCGAGTGCTTCATGGTTTCAGAAACAAAGTTCTAAGCAACTTGCTCTTAATTAGTAGCAGAAAAGTCACTTTGTAAAGCCTTTGGCCAGCAGCAAGAGGCGCCATGAGCACAGGACTTTGTTCCTTAGGTCAGGGAGGGGGGGTAATAACATCTCCTCACCCTCCAGCAGGGAAGTTGCCCAGTGACTCTTTCCCAGCCAGGCCTTAACATCAGTCCCACTTTTGCCCTTTTTAATCCACATTATTAATAAATACTGATCTTTCCTATGCAGGTGCACCTATGGTACATTTCACTGGGAATAACACCCTGCTCTGGCCCTTTGTTCTGGGGCCTCTCACATCCTTAAAGAGCAGTTCTGGGCTCAGGGCAGACTCTTGTGAAAAGCCTGAGACATTTGTACCACTTCAGGTCCATGGTGCAGGCTAAAGAGGAGCAGGTACGACACAACCAcccccaccagcagccctgctgcagtcTGGGtctgaggagctgctgctctccaagCTCTGGAACAAAACCAGCTGCAGGGGGTGTTAGAGCTCCCAGGAACAAACTCCCTCAGCTGTCACCCTGTAAGCAGGGGGGGCGCTGAGCAAATACCACAAGGCAGTGCAGTTTATCTAGATACAGGtactttatttacaaatatttagatTAATAGCATTGTTACATCAAATGAGGAGTACAGCAGTCCAAACAAATCCTTTCTGTGACAGAAACAATAAGACCTACTGTAACTTACTCTGGGAGTACAGGTATTGCACCGCAACAAGCTGTAGTTGTTAGAACACGGACTTCACGTCAGCAGCAGGTCGTGGTCCCTGGGCAAACCCTTTGTGGTGCAACCTTGGTTAAGCAGGATGCAGTAGCTGCAGATCTCAAACATCATCTACTTCAGAGTATTAGTTAAAAAAGAGACTAACCAGACAAAACAAAGGGACAGTGCACAAGTTACCCAAATCCTATTGTCTGCACATTCCAGTTTTGGCTTTTATTTAACATTGACTGTACAATACTCTGGTACCACTGTTTACTTACAAGTCTGAACATTGTATAAGGTTTAGTGTCTAGAGAGGGATTTTAAGACTACTTTGTATTTCAAACACTGCAGCAAGACTGAAGCTGGATTACCCTGGTCAAGCACTCGCCCCTTTCCCTTTTTAAGCCACACATGACATTTTCCAAGTGACACTACACACAGAAGGCAGCAGCACCACACATAGAGCCACCTGCACTGCTGTGACACTGCAGCAAACCCCACATGTGCACAGCCACCATGCAAAACCTCCCCTCACCCAGGCAGGCTGTGTCACCCCAAGGGTGTACTCAAAGGCCTGATGAAAAAAAGCTCAAGTCTTAAACCCTCagactgttaaaaaaatacaacagtagTTAAAAATCCCTAGAGAGCACACACATTGTTTGACTGTCCAGTTCAGCCTCTGACCATTCAAAAAGTTAAAGGTAGAAAAGCGTAAGATGTGCGAGAGAACCAGCCTTCATATAGGAGGCAAGGCAGGCGATGAAGCCCGATAACGCAAAACGCTTaccaaagagaaaaagcaggttAGCACGCTGCTGATTGCACACAACGGGGTTAATGAAACAGCAGCCGAACACCACAGTGCGAAGATGAAAGACAGATTCCACTAGTGTTAACTTCTGCAGCGGGGTTAGAGCCCCGTCCGCCGCCGACGCCGAGGAGTTAAGCCTCCGCGAGCGACCCGCGGTCACACCGCGCTCTACCGGGGCAGCGTGGGCACGTATAGGTCATACTGTACAAACTGGTATTTTCTTATATACTGTTCTAATGCCAGtaatcatttttcttcattaaaatcatATACACAGGATGTATTTAACCGTTAGCTCAGTTCCTTCAAATTTTATACATATTTACGTTCTGTTAACAAATGTAAAGGATAAAAGTGGCAAAAAAATGACGTAAAGCTACGAGCGCGCGAGTGAACGGATTGTTTCCCTGTGCGAGGTGTACGCTCCTGCGCCAGCCCCGacccccaaaacacacaccaCAGGGAATTCTTTCAACAAAGCACATTGTTACAGAGCCCCTTGCTACCATCGGAAGTCatttcacagcaaaaaaaccttATCCTTGGCTACGGACAGCTCGAAACAGTTAAGAGGTGGGGAAGAAAGGCCAAAGAACTGTAAAATTAAACCGTACAAGACAAAGCCCTGCAAAAGTGTAAAATCATGAGTCCAGCATCAGTGCTCAGTTTAAATTATGTATCGGTGACACTATCACAAGGacaatcaaggaaaaaaaaacttctaGATTTACCATGCAGGAGAGGTTTTATTACTCTACTTGCCTTTGATAACCTGATTACATCTAAAGTTGTTTAGCAGTTTAGTACTGTGTTAAACTTGTCTCAGAGTTTTAATTAAACCCAGTAAGATGTACAGAAGACAGGGAAGCAGTCAAAAGCCCCGCTTCCAGCAGACAGAGGTGAAAGGTCAGAAATGGAGCCATGAAACAGAGGTCACTAGCAGCCACAGCCTTCTCTCTGGGGCTGGGGTTCGCTGGTTAGTCGCCCCCCCTGCGGAGCTGACGGTTTGTGCTGTACACCCGACTCTGCAGCGTTCAGATCGAGGCTTCCGTCTTGGATATTCTGGTAGATTTTCTTGGCAGCCTCCAGGAACGCATCCTCAACGTTCTCTCCACTACGAGAGAGCAGCGGGAGTTACTGGGGCTGCGCCTCAGGCCGGCAGCTGGCTGCCACCCCGGCCGGGATCCGAGCGGTccccgagcagcagcagctgccacccTGTCACTTTACACTCAGGAAAAAGCCTCCTGCACCCACAGCGGACACAGCCCAAGCCTGGCGCCCTGTCCCCAGGCCATTCGCTCCCTCGCCATTACAGCCTGGAGTAAGAAACACATGCCAAAACACCATGTGCCAAAACACTACGTAGCAACAATCGGCTACAGCGCTGAGCCACACGCACAGAGCGGTGCCACTGTTaatcaaaacctttttcttaaaaGGTTCCATTACAACAGGTACCTGCTGGAACCATGCTCAGCAGCGTCACCGGGGGTGGGAGCCTCTGCGATGCCGCCCTGCACCTGCCTGCTTGCAGCTCCGAACACCCGGGGGAAGGAACAGCTAATGGGGAACAGCTCTTCCCCACACAGACACGTTCTACGCTCAAATAGTGGCTTAAAGCCAAATCAGTTCATTTGAATTCAACGAGTCTTTGCCTCAAATGTAGCAAGGGGTCTAATGTCGAAGTTCCCTTCAAGTCAAAGCTGACACGACTGAAACTGCGATGCGCAGCTTACCCTCCAGAATTCAAAAAGTGTTTCTTGCACTTGTAAAACCCTACTATACCTGAACTCTATGGCTGTACTTAGTCATAACCAATATACTCCTCTTAAACAGATCACAGCTGAGTCATTACTCCAGACAAAAGTAACTTACGTTTTTGCACTTGCTTCAAGGAACAATAAACCTGTTCAGAAACAGAGATTTAACAGTCAGTGCATAATATACTTCCAATAGCCCCAAGTCAGTCACATTATGACCTTCAGATTACATGCAAGACACTATTTTAGCATTAAATGGTATTTTATGACCTAAGTTCAGGCATCAACACACAAGCTGATTTCTATAACTAAGCACAGTTAAGAGTTAAGCCAGAGGCACAGGAGAAGCTTGTATATATAATTACATTTCTTTGGAAGTGTAAGCTTGCAGCTATCAATGCTGAGGATTCACTTTAGCATCACTATTGTGTAGGAAATAAAACAACAAGAGGAAAAACACAccattttcttcagcaaattGTTTGGCTTCTTCGTATGTAacatccctctgtgcttccagatCTGCTTTATTTCCTATGAGGATTATCACCTagttcagaagagagaaaattagtCTGGGAAAAAGCTTACTAGCTTTTTCACTACCACCCCCGTTATTAGGAAGACAAAAACCCCAAGGAAATACGCAGGAAAGTTTTAACTGCAAAAGCCATGCATCTTCAGGAAAACACTGCCCTGGCAGCGCCCCCTCCGCAAAGTCTCCGGCTGTCACTTGCAGACGCTTTCAGCTGTTCTCATGAGAGGAGGTCCTAAAAAGCAGCAGTCCTACTCTTTATTCATGAGTTGTGCTCTGAACCGCTTCTTGTATTTGTTTAATCATCTGCTAATCCAGCCAGAATCCTTAAGTTTTCTTTCACCACAGCAGAGTCTTCCCATGAGCTTGGTGCTAAAGTGTTTTGAGGCATTTGGAAAGAGACTGAAGAACAGTGTTGTGGTGCAGTCAAAGACACGGAAGAACcttcttcccccatccctccagaAGACCTGCTCAGCTTTTGCTGAAGATCCCATTTGTATTCCAATCTAAGACAGGATAACATTCACCCCAGTGCTACcacaaagcaagaagaaacagtGACAAAAGTTAAGCTTTTGTTAATCACAATTTTGTCTCCAACTGCTGAAAACAGGCTCCTGAAAGGTGAGAGCACAAGACTTTTAGAAGCAGCCACTGCTCTCCTGCACAGGAGCCCCCACTTTTGCTCCAGTTGCAGTAAGGGAAGAGTCGCTGGTTACTGCAAAATGGGGACAGAGGGGTAACTCAGAGCCGAGGAGTTGAGAAAACAGAGAACACTGCTGCCACCGCAGATGCTTTGGCCTAAGCCTTCCACCTCTTGCTTAGAGATGAGCAATCTTGCTTTCAAGCTAAATAAAGTCCAACTTACAGTATTTGGATTGGTGAGGTTCCTTGCATCTGTCAGCCAGCTGCTTAAGTGATTATACGTACTTCTTCTGCAAAGAATCAAGCAAGTACAGTTTTAGcaacagtatttttttgaaaTGCCTGATGCCAACAGCACAGTCAGCATCCATTCAACACACCGACATCTGCCACCCCTGTTCTCCCCAACCTCAAGACAGACAAAGCAGCAGCACCTTGTCTGGACTCAATAAGTCAACTTTAAACCCCCAGAGCAACTCTTACAACACGGGTGGACAGACAGACAATTCGCACTTCTAGTACATGGCAGTTTCACTGTCTTCACAAGGACAACATTTGTATTGTTTTGTACAGAACACATTAAAGGATTTCCTGTCAAACACTTACAGAACACGGTACAGTAAAATAGCACTTTGGTAACAAACAGTGGTAAGATTGTTTTACTCAAGATTTAAGCAAACAGGAAatatatatgcagaaaaaaaggtGCTTGAAGAGTATCAAGAACAGCCCCAGAAGAAGATGGGAGACACGTGAAAGCAAGTGTATTTCATGTTGCACATCTGATTAATTACTCTTTTAGCAGCATCTTTAATTTTCACCTATAAAAGGAAGGCAGAATAGCTTCTACGCAGGCTTGTTTTGTGGGAGGACTGGCCCGTGAAGAGGCCCAGCAGTCAGACTTCACTGCTCTCGTCTACACTGCGCACGTTTACACAGCCCGCTGCAACAGAGACCATGTTCTGTCCTGTGCCTACTCCTGCCAGTAGGCAGCAGCATCATCCATCCCTCCCAGGAAGGGAAACATCCAGGTACTGAAGAGCAGATTTTAAGGACAAAGCCAGTTCTTTAAACAACTTCAACACAGGCAGCCAAGACCTGAAATGGCAAGAGCCTCAGGCCTGTCAGCAGTGAAGTGTTCCAAGAAAAGCAGCTCACATAATTCCTATGTTTCATTTTCAGCTCTTTAAATACTTAAAGTATTTAAAGTAGTGTGGTAAGCTTCACACAACACAATACAAATCCATCCAGACAGAGACCTTTAAATCTCAGTCCAGGGGCCAGACACCACCGCACAGACGGGGCCGCAGTACCCCCGACACAACACACCAGCCAGCAGCACTCACCTGGTGATGTCGTAGACCATGAgagctcctgctgctcctctgtaGTAGCTTCGTGTGACAGCCCTGAATCTCTCTTGTCCTGCTGTATCCCAAATCTGTAGTTTAATTTTTTGGCCACTAACTTCAATTATTCTTGTGCCAAATTCAACACCAATTGTGTGGGGACAGTCTGCCATAACTGTCATaaaaaaataagagcaaagaTCAGGTCTTTCTAGTACAAGGTCTCCTCGCTACAAAGATAGTAATATCACCAGTTTTCAGTTATCTTTACTAGCTTTTCAGTCTAAGAAAGCATTTTTACAGCTACCATACCCAAACTATCACTTAACCAGAAATCAAATGAAGTATTTCCTGAACTGCTGttagttttaaaaacagttataaaattcCTTGCCTTCTCTGATGCATGTACACTGATGCTGTTTGGCCATATATATCAGAAGGTATCAAGTCAGCTGATTCTCAGTCTATCCTTGCAGAAACGGTTAACTAGTTTAATGCAGTAGGAAAAGATAACTTTTAGGAAATTACCAAGATACAGTTAAAAGTCTGCAACACAGCTTCAAAAACAAATATCCAAGTTGTTTCAGACAGGGTAACAGCACGACTGTCCACAGGAAAAAGCCCGTTTCAAAAGTAGTTATCAACACagcaaatcaaaaccaaaaaggcatCTTTTTAGTTATAATAAATTAATCTTTAAGAAAGatcaagaaaatacagaaaggatGAGTACCTATCCAAGCCATCTACAGTTAGTGACAGTCTTGTAGTAGAGGTGTTTGGCATGTTAGGTTTGTTCAGTTGTATTGCTTCGGCTTAACGCTGACAGACTAAGAACAAGACACATCCTCAACAAGAATATGACTGTATGCAAAGCAGCATTTAAACCATTGGCTGATACtggattttaattaaaagcaacagttttttttaaaatcctatttttactagaaaacagaaatattttaaaccatAGCTCCTACCCACTTACTGCCACTTCTCAAGTAGCACATGGTAAAGACTAACTTTGTACTCATAAACACCCACAGACTCAGCCATGGAGTGAGCGCTACATGGGAAGTCAGAGCTAATAACCACTGCAAACGCCAATGCAACGCACATTATTAAGAAGAATTGAAGCTAACTCTTAATTAGTCATGATAGCATACATGAAAAGCATTAGTTGAGACAGACTGCAGCAAGCCTTAAACACCATCACGCAGGGCAGTCCAGTGTCATGCGTCACAGCAGCTACAGAGTGACAGTGCTACTTAAGCCTGCAAACaaagagtcaaagaaatatgaatccttttcttctttttgaagtCCTTAACAGCACTAGAAAACTCCAACTGCTGGGTTCAAGCTACACCAATACCGAAAACATGCATATTTCAGACAAGAAATTTCAACTTTGTTCCATATCAAAATTCCCCAGAAAAGCTGTAAAAACAGACATAGTCAGGTAGGACTGACTGAAGCAGCAGTTTTGCCATTACCACATCAACATTTTGTTTCTACATCTGCAGGAGTCAAAACAAAAATGTGACCAAGTACAAAACAAACCCATACAGATGAAGACAGACCCCACATCAGGCTCATGCATGATGGAAGCAAAAAGGCAGGAAAGAGGGATGAAGCACAACAGTTAGAATAAATATTGTGAATTGAGATACTCACacttcttttctgtaaattgATGAAGCAAACAGGACTTTCCTACACCCATGTCCCCTGTTACAGAAAGAATAGTTAAGGCTGACATCACATCATTGTTGCAACAAGCACATTTTCTTCATCCCCCCAACAAAGGGTACAGAGACAGGCAGCTGCTCCTGTCCTGGGCCTAGTGGGCAGTGTGGCTACAGCTACCTGGCTACAGCCCTTACATCGATCAGCTTTTGCACTACAGTTCTGGTAACAGGTACAGGGTTGCAAGAAGGGTGGAGCAGCAAACTCAAAAGAGAAGTTAACCTGTATTACTGATTTTTACAGCTGTATTTCACAAGGTTATGAAAAGGAGACCTGTAAAACTGAAATGTAGAATACACCTTTTGAGTGTGTGCCCCGCTCCTGTCTTACTTGCAATCACTGGTAAGGTCATCAAAAATACTGACAACCAACCAGAACACACCAAGAAATTGCTTCACTTCCACGATGCCCACAGAGAGACATAGCAACACCTTTTAAGAACCAACTTCTCCACAGGCTGCGCCTGTCACAGCAGCCTGGCTTACAAACCATTACAGTAAGATTGCAGATCACTTACACCTACACaagatcattaaaaattaaacagttaaCAGCAAGACCAGTTCTTCCAGGATAGTAATAAATGCAATCAAGTCCCTGACTAAACAGCCAAGGAAGCTGAAGCTAAAAG
Proteins encoded:
- the RAB14 gene encoding ras-related protein Rab-14 isoform X1, coding for MATAPYNYSYIFKYIIIGDMGVGKSCLLHQFTEKKFMADCPHTIGVEFGTRIIEVSGQKIKLQIWDTAGQERFRAVTRSYYRGAAGALMVYDITRRSTYNHLSSWLTDARNLTNPNTVIILIGNKADLEAQRDVTYEEAKQFAEENGLLFLEASAKTGENVEDAFLEAAKKIYQNIQDGSLDLNAAESGVQHKPSAPQGGRLTSEPQPQREGCGC
- the RAB14 gene encoding ras-related protein Rab-14 isoform X2, with protein sequence MAKQHQCTCIREVMADCPHTIGVEFGTRIIEVSGQKIKLQIWDTAGQERFRAVTRSYYRGAAGALMVYDITRRSTYNHLSSWLTDARNLTNPNTVIILIGNKADLEAQRDVTYEEAKQFAEENGLLFLEASAKTGENVEDAFLEAAKKIYQNIQDGSLDLNAAESGVQHKPSAPQGGRLTSEPQPQREGCGC